Part of the Halodesulfurarchaeum formicicum genome is shown below.
GATTCGAGCAGGTGCTCAACTCCGGCGAGACCTGGATACTCACGATCGCCTGGGAGCTCGAGGAGCCGGTCGCGGGCGAACACGGGATCGAGTTCGGATTCGACTTCCATGCCGTGCAACACCGCCACTTCCAGAATCCGGACGCAAGCGCGCCGAATTGGGAGTGTGAGAGCTGTTCGGACGACTCCGGGGGGGACACGGAGCGAAAAGACATTAGCTGGGTCGCCTTTGCCGGCGAAACGAATGCGACGGTCGAGGACCTTTCTGTGGAAATCGATGGCCCGACACTCGAGTACGATCTCGACGATTCGGCTGCTGCCGTCAAGTCGATCGCACTCAAGTACGGACAGACGCTGGAGGTGTTCGCTGACGTTCCGGATACGGGACCGCTCACCGTTGGCGAGGGCGATGAGACCTTCCAGCAACAGGGGAACGGGTTCGAGGGGACCGACCACACCAACAGCGAGCCCTTCCCGAATTTCTGCTGGACAGCCAAGCTCGAAGCGGGTTCCGACAGTTTCGAATCCATCTCGGGGTGTGACCAATGAGCGAGTCAGAGACGGAATCCGCGGACGGGACGGAGCCGGGACGGCTCACCCGGCTGGGTGCATTCCTCCGTGCCAAACTCGTTCCGTCGACGCCCCGCGAAGCAGTTCACCTGCTCGCGTTGGCAGTCCTATTGGCCATCGTCATCCCCTTTGTCATCTTCGCCATTCCACAGGTCGTCGGGGCCGAGCAGAGTTACGTGGTGCTGAGTGGCAGCATGGAGCCGGCCATCAGCCCGGGAGATGTCGTCATCGTGAACGCGGTGCCGGCCTCGGCCGTCGAAGTGGGTGATGTAATCACCTACGGGGGGAGTCAGACGAGTCCCCCGACGACCCACCGCGTGATCGACATTCAGCAACAGGACGGGGAGCTGGTCTTCGAGACGAAAGGTGACAACAACGAGAACGCCGATATCGCGCTGACGGCGGCCTCGTCGCTCCGGGGGAAAGTGATGGAACTCCCGGTCGGGATCCCCGGAAACAAGCACAACCTGTTCGTGATGCCGTTCATCGGTTTCGTCGCGCAGTTTGCCCAGACCCAGTTAGGATTCCTGCTCTTCGTGGGAATTCCACTTTCCCTACTGGCGATCTCGGAGTTCTGGCGATTCATTTCGCTGAGTCGTGCGGAGGCTGAAGAGCGGGAAACGGAACCGGCCGCCGATCCGGAGGAGCAGCCGACCTACAGCGTTCCACAGACCTGGATCTTCGTCGCCGTGGCTGTCCTGGCTGGGGCGGGCGGGTTTGGCGCACACTACGCGTATCAGACCCAGAACCCGCTGATCGCAACGGTCGCAGTGGGCGCGCTGGTGGCTGGAATACTACTAGCTGCGATGCTCGTCGTGCAGGCCGAACCGGCGAACCAGGAGCGTGACGCCGGCGAGCCTGCGACCCAACCCCAGCCTGATGGGGAGGTGAAACAATGACCCGCACTGCCTGGACCTCGATCGTCGGCACGGTGATCGTCGTGATCGCGCTCGTCGGTGCGCCGTTCGCCGCGAGTACGGCTCTGGATGACCAATCGGGCCAAACGGTCGCCCTGTTCAGCGACGACGATAGCGTGAACGCGACCTTGACAGTCCAACAGAGCGAAATCGACGGCACGGTGGAGACCTGGACCGAACGCCGTGGCGATGGGTTTACCCTGTTCGTGAAACTGCCACCGGGATTCGATAACCCGGAGACGTTAGAGATCGGCCATCGGACGGACGGGACCTGGAAACTCCTGGAGACGACCGTGGTCGAGTCCGGGAACGAGTCTGACCGTCCAGTGTTGCGGGCGACGGTCTCCGGGTTCAGTCCGTTCGGGGTCTTCGACTCGAATGTTACCACGGAAAATGCCTCGGCGATGAACGAGTCCGCGCTCCTGACCGTCGACGTTCAGGGTCCGGAGGAGAGTGGGGGTGACGAGGAGCCGACCCAAGATGGTGAATCGAACGCCACCAACAGCAACGAAACGGATTCACCGGCGGTCTCGAACGGAACCGTCCAGAACGAGACTGCGGACAACGAAACTGAGCCGCGTTCACAGGGCGACGCAGGTGGATCCGATGAGGGGCAACAGGAGTCCGATGGCGAGGCTGAAAACGAAACCTCGCCAACTGACGACAGAAACGAGACGAACACGACGCCCTCGACGAACGTCACAGACGACGAGTTCGCAAATGAATCGACTGACGACGGGAACGTGACGACTGAGATGCCCGATCAGGAGAACGAAACCGTCGAGGACTCGAACGTGAGCGGTAGCGACACCAACGAAACTGTCGAGAACGAGACCACAACTGAATCCGACGTTGTCGAAAACGACACCGATGTGGTGGAGAACGAGACCACCACAGAAAGTACGGAGTCCGAGCAGGAGTCGGACGAGAATGACACGACGACTGCGGACAGCGAGGATGAAGAGCAGGACCTGTCACAGACAGATGACGATGAAGACGAGACTGACGATGATGGTGATGGTGAGGAAAGCGGCGATGCCGACGCTGATGATGAGGAAGACGAAGAAGAGGACGACTCCGACGACGAAGAAGACGAAGAAGAGGACGACTCCGACGACGAAGAAGACGAAGAAGAGGACGACTCCGACGACGAAGAAGACGAAGAAGAGGACGACTCCGACGACGAAGAAGACGAAGAAGAGGACGACTCCGACGACGAAGAAGACGAAGAAGAGGACGACTCCGACGACGAAGAAGAGGACGAAGAGGGCGATTCCGACGACGAAGAAGACGAAAACTGAGTCGGCCCAGCAACCGCCGACCAGGATAACCGTCGCAAGCGAAATGCAAATCGGCCACGCCCACACGCCGACTAGCCCGAGCAATTGCCACGCAACTGACGGTTTCCCAAATAGCTAAGTACCCGAGTTCACCAGCGAGTGGCAGTCCGATACTGACGGTTGATGGGAGGCGGTGGCCTGTGCGGTGCCGATCAGTGCCAGCGCAGCGATCAGCACGAGGACGGGATACATCCACCACGCCGGAACGATCCCCTCCGCAAGAAGCATTCCCAAGGGAGCTGCGAGGACTGCCAGGACACCAGCGAGGAGATACTCGCACTCCCAGGTTTTCTCGGTGTCGACGCCGGCGTACTGTAATAGCTCCCATGTCCGCTGGTTTCTGGCGATCCGGGCCGTCCGCGCTGTGTCGTCGTACTCCACCACCCCGGCCTCAGCCAGACGTGGCACGTGGTTTTGATATAGTGCCACGTAGACACTTCGATAGTCCGCGTCCTCGACCTTGTCCGGGTCGACGTCGTTCATTCTGGAGGCGATCTCGGTGGCGACATCACTCAGTGGGACCGCCTCGCCGCGCTCGGCCAGGAGACACAACACGTGCCGACGCCGCTGGTTGCTGAGAAGCGAGAACGCGGTGTCGGGGTCCATGGCACCGGACCTAATTGTTGGCATTACCCAGGCGTATGGCTCCCAATTTGTTAGTAAACGATCTCCTGTCCAGGTTAACGGCGACCTATGGGAGTCCGACCGTTCGTTCGATCGGGACGGTTGTCCTTTCCTAACGACCGGTTGTACCTGATTCTGCAAACTGACTGCTGATTTAGTAGCTCGATTACAAAGGTAAATCGTGGGGTAGGCCTTCTCAATGGCGCTCCACTCGCAGTATCAGAACTCGCAGTATACGGGAGCGAATCGCTGTGCGAAATGTACCGTCTTCAACCTCGTCGCAACCGTGCTGGCGGCAGGGCTGATCGCGACGGCGAATTTACTGGTGGGTGCCTTCGTATTCGTGATCGGGTTGGCCTCAATCTACTTTCGGGGGTATCTGATCCCCGGGACGCCGACGCTCACGAAGCGATATCTCCCCTTGAACGTGCTCAGGTGGTTCGGCCACGAGCCGACAGCCACGGACGGCCGCGGGCCGTCGATCGAATCTGTCCTCCTCGAAGCCGGTGTTCTTCACGAGGGTGCACAGGATCTCTACATCGATCCCGACTTTCAGCAGGCCTGGCGGACCCGGGTTCAGGAACGCCGCGGAGCGGCGGACGACCAGCTGTTGGGACAAATCGGTGGGCTCGAAGCCGAGCAACTCGACCAGGCCAACGTGGAGTCGAGCGAAGACGGAGTGGCTGCAGCCGTGAGTGACGTGCAGATCGCTCGGTGGGATTCTCGTGGGGTATTTCTCGCCGACGTGGCCGCCGCTCAGGAACTCGAACAGCGCTATGGTTCCTGGGAAACCCTCAGCTTCGACGAGCGCACAGCCGTCCTGGGCGGGCTTCGGCTCTGGCTCGAATGGTGTCCGTACTGCGATGGCCGTGTCACGCTCGGCCAGGAGACCGTCGAAACCTGCTGTGACACTATCGAGGTCGTCGTTGGTGCCTGTGAGGATTGCAATCGGCGGCTGTTCGAACTCCGGGCGTCGGGTGCCCAACTGGCGGCCTAGGAGAAGAGACTTCGGACGTAGATCCAGCGCCGGGTCCAGAGCTGATAGCCAACCGAGAGGGCCAGCACAACGAGCGCAACTGTGAGGACCGGAAGCGGGTCGATCGCGGCGAAGACGGCGACCTCCATTTCGACGAGCAGTGTTACGAGCAGACTCGTCACGGCGAATAGCTGATAATACTCTCCCCAGGAAACTCCATGGGCCGGTCGGAGGTGGAGGTATCGATCGACCGCTCTGGAGTTCGTCGTCAGTCGAACGACGTTCGAGTCCTCGTCGTAGGCGACCACGTCGGCCCCTTCGAGTTTCGGAATATGGGTCTGGTGTAACGAGCTATAGACACTCTGTCGAAGGCTCTTGGTGTCGGATTCTTGATCGGCCTCCCGATGCACGATCGCGGTCGTCAATTCGTTGATGTGGGCCTCTCCGGCCCGCTCGCGCAGAAACTGCAGGGCTGCCCGACGGCGCTCGTTCCTGAGGACGTCGTGGATCTCCGGCTCGGGCAGGCCATCGCCCCGCGAGAACGCGGGGACGTGATCGACGACGCTCACGACTCCCACCCCCAGCGACTGGTGATTCGGCCCACGTGTCTCCAGGATTCGCTGGTCCGTCTCCGTAGCATGTGTCTACCCTCAACGGGGATGGCCTTTGGTATCGCTTCGTTTACCTGTGAAATGACTCCTTTTCGCTTTGGGTTACCTCCCGCTTTACCAGTTCAGTAACTTCAAGCCCTGTGGTGGCTGGGTTCGTGTGCGCGAACGAAGTCTAGAACGACCCTGTTGAGTTCCCTCTCGGTGACTCCTCAGCATTCAGGCGCGTCATACGGATGGCGTTGGAATCCCTCGCGCTGATGGGCACGGAACAATTCGGATGACCCGGCAACCCGTTACATGTTTTGGGTTAGCAATCACCAAACCCCGAATACCGGGCCGTTAGTCGACTTATCCAGTTCTTTGCAAAGGTCTTCCGGGGAGACCATTCAGTTGCTTGCTCGGCAGGCGGGTCCGCCGAGCGGAGAAACTCATGACCGAAAACGAGGATACCAACACGTTCGAGATCTCGCGGCGGAAGACACTCGCCGCACTGGGTACCATCGGTGCCGCCTCCGCGGGGGCGGGACTGGGAACATCGGCCTGGTTCAACGACACGGAGAACTTCGAGGGCAACACACTGACCGCTGGCTCACTCGATCTGAAGGTCGACTGGGAGGAGCACTACTACGATGGGTCCGCTGGCGAGGATTTCGTCAGCTGGATCGGGGCAGCGGAACGGGTTCCCGATGGGTCACAGGCCTTCCCCATGACCGCAACCGGAGCCCTTCCTCGGGCGACCGTTTCTGAGGGGGATGTCACGGCGTTCATGCAGGCGACGGCCGTCGAGGCCAACCCTGACGAAGACGGCGACAACCTCGTCGATGGTGGCCCCTACGATGAAGTGAACGACGAAACGGACGGGCAATGGGACGTCATCGCGTGTGAGGATTACCCGGACCCGGACGCACTGGAACGCCCGATGATCGAGATCGAGGACCTCAAGCCGGGGGACTTCGGCGAGGTCACCTTCAGTCTCCACCTGTGTGACAACCCGGGCTACGTCTGGATGACCGGTGAACTCCTGGAGGCCGATGAGAACGGCGTCACCGAACCCGAAGGCGCTGACCCGGCTGAGATCGACGACCTCGTCGAACTGCTCGACGTCGTTCAGACGTCCCTCTGGTACGACGAGGACTGTGACAACCAGGCGGACGGCGAGGAGACGGTCATTTTCGAGAATCTCTCCTTGCGCTCCGCGCTGGACCTGCTCTCAGGGACCGACCCCGGACTCCCGCTGAAGCCCCAGTTCGTCGATTCGGAACCCAACGGTGAGGTTGACAACCCACTTGTGGGTCCGGGAACCTGCAGCACGGAATCCACATTCGACACCGAGCACACTACTGGCGACGTGGTCACCGTGGACGAAGAGGAAGTCGAGATTTCCGGGAACCCCAAGTGTGGGGAATTCGGGCTCGAAGAAGTAATCAAGGTCGAATCCGAGGACCTGCCGGGTGACGGCAACACGGACGTCTACACCACAACCTACGGCGACATCGAGATCACCCAGAAGGGCCAGACGATCCAGTGGCGGACCGACTCCTCACCGGACGGCGAGTTCAACGAAGCGGAGGACGGCTTCTGTATGAGCAAGGTCGCTGTCAAGGGCGGTCAGTCTGGCGGCAACGTCTACAGCTACGACAACGACAACGGGAACGACAACTTCGACGACGATGCCGAGGCCGAACTAAGCAGTGGGGAGACCGAAGAATGGCTCGAAACGCCGACCGGTCAGGACATCAGTCACATTAGCTTCTGTGTCGATCCCGAGTACACCGGCTCCAACGGGAACGGTGGGAATGGGGAAGAGGAGAACGGCGAGTGCTTCGAGAACTCCACGACCCAGTGCATCGGCTTCGAGTGGTGGGTCCCGGCCGATACGGGCAACGAGATCCAGTCGGATCGTGCCGTCTTCGACCTGGGCTTCTACACCGAGCAGTGCCGCCACAACGACGGGTCGGGGACGCAAGTCTCAGAGGGAAATAGCAGCTAGATTTCCCCCATCTCGGACCACGCTGTAACCAGCGTGGGTTTCAAACCTGTTTTCGTTTCGACCGATTGAACCCAACAGCTCGGACGTGACCAAACTCATCTATCCCTACCCAAGCTGGTCACGTTGAGATCGCGCCGATATTTTTGATTCGTTATGAGCTCCGACGAAGACCAATTAGAGCCCGCCAAACCCGTCTATTGGCTCGTTATTGCAGTAATTCGGCTCCTTGCAAAGGTCACCCACGTTGTAGGAGCGAGTGGACATCCGGGGTCGAAAACTGTCCGGGTGTGAGAACAATGTCAAAGGACGACAACAACACGTTCGAGATTTCGCGGCGGAAGACACTCGCCGCACTGGGTACCATCGGTGCCGCCTCCGCGGGGGCGGGACTGGGAACGAGCGCTTGGTTCAACGACACCGAAACGTTCGATAACAACATCGTCACGGCGGGAACTCTGGACCTCATCGTCAACTACTACTCCTGGTGGGACCAGGGAATGGCCGGATCGGGATCGGTTTCCGGCACAGCCGATGGTGAGGCGGTCACGGCCGAATTATCAGACGTCAAGCCTGGTGACAACGGCCGCATTGTCCTCTCGCCACGGATCGAGACCAACCCGGCGTATCTGTGGCTCTGTGGCGAACTGACCGCCAACGACGAGAACGGCCTCACCGAACCCGAGGCACTCGTCGACGACACCGGCGGTGACCCTGGTGAGTGGCAGGGCGAACTCGCCCAGAGCATCGATGTCACCGTTGGGTATTGTGACATCCAGATGGATGGTGGCGACTTGGGACCGAACGACGTCAGCACCGAACAGGAGATTTGGACCGGATCGCTTGCGGACTTCCTGATGGCCATCGAGGCTGGTGTTCCCCTCGATGGGGGCTCGGGAGTTCCTGAGGAGGGTAGCTTCTTCGAGCCAGGAGATCAGTCCTGCTTCGCGGGGACCGAAGACGAGGGTGACACACCTTCGCTCTGTCTCGAGTGGGAGGTGCCGGGTGAAGAGGTCGGTAACGAGATCCAGGGCGACTCACTCGAATTCGATCTCCAGATGTACGCCGAACAGTGCCGGCACAACGACGGCACTACGAACCCGTGTGCGCCAGCGCGTACGGTCTCGACAGGTGATGGGTTCAGCGACATTTCGTTCGAGAAGGCGCTGAACATGCAGGCACTCGCCCGCGGTGGCTCCGGTCGCGGGGAGATACAGGTCCACGGCGACAGCGGCGGTGTTGAGGACACCAACGTGTACGGTAGCGATACCTACCCGAGTAACACCGATATTCCGTTCACCGCGGAGATTGATCCTACAGCGCAGACTGCTTCGCTGACCGTGAACGAAGTGACCGTGACAGACGACGACGTAACAGACGGCGACGCGAACGGCGATTCGACGGGCGACCCCGAGTGGCCGAGCGGCGTTCCCGACTACATCGACGTCTCAATCAACGCCAGCAGCGCCTCCGGGAACGACGTCACGACGGTCGTCGAGGACGTCGTGATCAACGGCTCGCCCGTCTCCACGTCGATTAGCGAGAACGACGGCAAGGAGTACCTCGCCGTGACGAACGTCGACGCCTCCAGCACCGCCACCGTCGAGGGGACAATCCGCTTCGAAGGTTCGCAGAGCGACTACACCACCGAGGACTGGGTCGGCATCGACTTCCGCTGACCGACACCGGAAGCCACGACCTGCACTCTGACCCATCCGGGTAGGCCGGGCGCTTCCGGCGTCCGCGGCGGTTCGACTCCGCCGGTGGGCTTTCTCCTGTCTGTGAAGGTTGAATCACACATCGAACAGACCCGCACTCGCTCGACCACGGAGACACGTCGTTTCGATTTTTGAATCAGCTGAGACGGGACACTTCTCGATCCATACATCCGTCAAAGGAATTCGGCGACGGCCGAGCAGATTCCCAATAATCGCCTGTTATCCAATTAACGCAGGTCTTTGCAAAGGTCTCCCCTGCCATATTCGCGTGTGTACACCCGGTCACGATCACGGGTGTGAGAACAATGTCAGAGGAAGACAGCAACAACACGTTCGAGATTTCGCGGCGAAAGACACTCGCCGCGTTAGGTACCATCGGTGCCGCCTCCGCGGGGGCGGGACTGGGAACGAGTGCGTGGTTCAACGATACAGAGTCATTCGAGAATAATACGATCTCGGCCGGCGACCTCGACCTGAAAGTTGATTGGCAGCAGACCTACAACGGACCGCACCCGGAAACGGGAGAGATCGGATGGCATCCTGTCAACGCGTATCCGGATACTGATGGTGATGGTCTCCAGGACCTCAACGGCGTCAGGTACTCCGGTGCGGGGGACGTGGATCCAGTATTCGATGCGGCTGATATTCCCGGCTGTTGTGACTGTGAAGAGGGTGAATACTACCTGACCTTCGGTGGCGAATCGTACTGTATCGAACCGTTGAGTGGGGTGGGGAGTGTCGAAGACTTTTACGACTACGTCGGGACTGGAGGTGCGGTCGAGTACTCCTCCCAAAACGATGCAATTCAGCGAGAAGATGCGAGCGTCATTTTCCTTTACGAAGATGGTGATGGGAATCTCAGCCTCGTCTTTGTCAACGATGCATACACGAACGAGGACGGCGGAAGCGCTGCCTCGTTTACCATAGAGGGGGCTCCCCAGGACACCGGTTGGTTGGTCGGAGATGGTGAATGGAAGGTCAAAGATGACACTGAGGGCGACCTCAATCAAGGATTCGAGCAGTACGAAGAGTGGGAGATCGACTGGGCATGGGGCCCCGATCGGACAGACGGGGGAGCAATTGGCTACTTCGAAGATGACTTCGCTATCGAAATCTCGCCTTCCTTCAACGGTGCGGCCGACCGAGACCAACTCGGTTCGGGCCAAATCGAAGAGCTGGTCGTTCTGAGTGGCGGGAGTGGACTCGGAGACGGCTCTGACGAGATCCTCCTTAGAGACGGGATTGGCGATGAGGCAGTAGGTCCCATTGCACTTCACAGTGCATGCGGCATCGAAAGCGGTGAGGAACTTCCGGAGGACGTCTTCACCAGCGATCTCTACCCCGACCAGGAACACCTCATCGAGTTCGCCGACCTCAAGCCAGGCGACGAGGGCGAGGTCACCTTCAGCCTCCACCTGTGTGACAACCCTGGCTACATCTGGATGAACGGCCAGCTCGTCAGTGCTTCCGAAAACGGCGTGACCGAACCCGAGGCCGCGGCAGAGGGCGAAGAGGAAGACGTCGTCGAACTCCTCGACAAAGTCGAAGTCACGCTCTGGTACGACACGGACTGTGACAACGAACTCGGGGATGAGGAAGAGATCATCGCCGACGGAATTCCGCTTCGGGACGCCCTCGATGCCCTCTCGCAGAACGGGGGCCTTGGCATTCCGCTCGACGGCGACCGCAGTACGGAGTTCGACGAACTCGAGGACGCCGCGGATGACGAGAATCGCGATCCCTTCGAGAACTCCACCACCCAGTGCATCGGCTTCGAGTGGGAGCTGCCGGGTGAGGAGGTCGGGAACGAGATCCAGACCGACAGCGCCGTCTTCGATCTGGGCTTCTACACCGAGCAGGCCCGCCACAACGACGGTGCGGGACAATCCATCGACGAGAACGACACTCAGGATGGGGACCACGGCACCGACGAAAACGGAACTGGGGTCTGATCAACTCGAAACTGCGCCGTAGCCAGCGTGGTTTTCGAACCCGTTCCCTTCCGGCCGGTTGACTACAACGGCACGGACGTGATCGAACCCACGAATCCCCTACCCAAGGCGGTCACGTCTTTTTTCTTGGCTATTCCCGATTGTTTCGAACCTCGACTAACGAGTCGTTAGCTCCCACGAAACGCGTCTACCAGCACGTTATTCGCCGTTATTCGGCCCTTTGCAAAGGTGGAGGCTTCCCATGGTGTACCTGTTCACTCGGTGGCCGATTTGGGCCCCGGGTGATGCAAACCATGTCAGAGGAAAACAACACGTTCGAGATATCGCGGCGGAAGACACTCGCCGCGTTAGGTACCATCGGTGCCGCCTCCGCGGGGGCGGGACTGGGAACGAGCGCCTGGTTTAGTGATACGGAAACGTTCGAAGGTAACACGATCACGGCTGGCGAACTCGACCTCAAGGTCGACTGGGAGGAGCACTACTACGACGGCAGTAGTGGTCGGGAGTTCGTCTCCTACAGCGAGCCTGCGGATGGAGACCACGTTGCGCTGCCCGATCCGGAGGATCCCCAGGTGTGGGTCCCTCGTGATGAGTTGGGTGAGTTCATGAACGCGACAGCCCTGGAGGCGTTCCCCGACCCAGACGGAGACGGGATCCAGGAAATGGAGTACGAAGGGATGGACGGTCTGTGGACCTACGATCCCTGTTCAATGGGTGCGGATACGCCCCAAGACCTCGACCCCAAGATTGCGAACGCTCTTCGGACTGATAATGGGGATACGTACGACGACGGGGCAGGAGAGTACAAACCGCTCATCGCCCTGGACGACGTCAAGCCGGGTGACTTCGGCGAACTCACCTTCAGCCTTCATCTGTGTGACAACCCAGGATACCTGTGGATGCAGGCGGGGAACGTCACATGGTGGGAAAACGGCACGACTGAGCCCGAGGCTGAGGCAGACGATGAGACTGGTGGGTCAATGCAAAACAACACGGACGGAGCGGACATCGAATTGGCCGACGCCATCAAGACTGTTTGGTGGTACGACGCGCGCGGGGACAACGTCATTCAGGACTGCGGCGAGGAAACGCTCTACCTCACCGACAGTGTCAGTGGTTCGGATACCCCGACGAGGCTCTTTGAAGTCACTCTGACGGGGGGTAACGCCGAGCTAGTTGAGCTCTACGAGGACGATACGGGCAACTTCAACCAGACTGACGCAATCGCGGCGACGCTCAATGGTGATGCCATCCTCTTCTTCGACAAGAGCTCACACCACCTCGGACGGTACAACATCGGTTCTGATACCTTCGAGGATCTGGGTGAGGTCGACGGGGCAACTGGTGGAATCGTCCTCGCTGGACATTCCCCATCCGGAACACTCTGGGCAGCGTCTCAGGACGACGACAACCTGTACACGATCGATCCGTCTGGCCCGTCGATGACTGCGATGGGCGACACCGGGATCGATATCCAGGGTGCGGACCTCGTGTTCGCCGCGGACGGCACGATGTACATCTGGACGGCTGCGACTGACGAAGCCGGCCTCTACAAGGTCGATGACCCGGCAAGTGACACGACCGCTGAGCCAGTGGACGAGGCCAACATTGGTGACTTCACCGAGACCATCACTGGGCTCGCGATCCGTGGGAGTGGAACGGGTCAACTGGTCGGTTC
Proteins encoded:
- a CDS encoding signal peptidase I; its protein translation is MSESETESADGTEPGRLTRLGAFLRAKLVPSTPREAVHLLALAVLLAIVIPFVIFAIPQVVGAEQSYVVLSGSMEPAISPGDVVIVNAVPASAVEVGDVITYGGSQTSPPTTHRVIDIQQQDGELVFETKGDNNENADIALTAASSLRGKVMELPVGIPGNKHNLFVMPFIGFVAQFAQTQLGFLLFVGIPLSLLAISEFWRFISLSRAEAEERETEPAADPEEQPTYSVPQTWIFVAVAVLAGAGGFGAHYAYQTQNPLIATVAVGALVAGILLAAMLVVQAEPANQERDAGEPATQPQPDGEVKQ
- a CDS encoding ICP22 family protein, encoding MTRTAWTSIVGTVIVVIALVGAPFAASTALDDQSGQTVALFSDDDSVNATLTVQQSEIDGTVETWTERRGDGFTLFVKLPPGFDNPETLEIGHRTDGTWKLLETTVVESGNESDRPVLRATVSGFSPFGVFDSNVTTENASAMNESALLTVDVQGPEESGGDEEPTQDGESNATNSNETDSPAVSNGTVQNETADNETEPRSQGDAGGSDEGQQESDGEAENETSPTDDRNETNTTPSTNVTDDEFANESTDDGNVTTEMPDQENETVEDSNVSGSDTNETVENETTTESDVVENDTDVVENETTTESTESEQESDENDTTTADSEDEEQDLSQTDDDEDETDDDGDGEESGDADADDEEDEEEDDSDDEEDEEEDDSDDEEDEEEDDSDDEEDEEEDDSDDEEDEEEDDSDDEEDEEEDDSDDEEEDEEGDSDDEEDEN
- a CDS encoding DUF7344 domain-containing protein; translated protein: MPTIRSGAMDPDTAFSLLSNQRRRHVLCLLAERGEAVPLSDVATEIASRMNDVDPDKVEDADYRSVYVALYQNHVPRLAEAGVVEYDDTARTARIARNQRTWELLQYAGVDTEKTWECEYLLAGVLAVLAAPLGMLLAEGIVPAWWMYPVLVLIAALALIGTAQATASHQPSVSDCHSLVNSGT
- a CDS encoding DUF7344 domain-containing protein, giving the protein MSVVDHVPAFSRGDGLPEPEIHDVLRNERRRAALQFLRERAGEAHINELTTAIVHREADQESDTKSLRQSVYSSLHQTHIPKLEGADVVAYDEDSNVVRLTTNSRAVDRYLHLRPAHGVSWGEYYQLFAVTSLLVTLLVEMEVAVFAAIDPLPVLTVALVVLALSVGYQLWTRRWIYVRSLFS
- a CDS encoding SipW-dependent-type signal peptide-containing protein — its product is MTENEDTNTFEISRRKTLAALGTIGAASAGAGLGTSAWFNDTENFEGNTLTAGSLDLKVDWEEHYYDGSAGEDFVSWIGAAERVPDGSQAFPMTATGALPRATVSEGDVTAFMQATAVEANPDEDGDNLVDGGPYDEVNDETDGQWDVIACEDYPDPDALERPMIEIEDLKPGDFGEVTFSLHLCDNPGYVWMTGELLEADENGVTEPEGADPAEIDDLVELLDVVQTSLWYDEDCDNQADGEETVIFENLSLRSALDLLSGTDPGLPLKPQFVDSEPNGEVDNPLVGPGTCSTESTFDTEHTTGDVVTVDEEEVEISGNPKCGEFGLEEVIKVESEDLPGDGNTDVYTTTYGDIEITQKGQTIQWRTDSSPDGEFNEAEDGFCMSKVAVKGGQSGGNVYSYDNDNGNDNFDDDAEAELSSGETEEWLETPTGQDISHISFCVDPEYTGSNGNGGNGEEENGECFENSTTQCIGFEWWVPADTGNEIQSDRAVFDLGFYTEQCRHNDGSGTQVSEGNSS
- a CDS encoding SipW-dependent-type signal peptide-containing protein; translated protein: MSKDDNNTFEISRRKTLAALGTIGAASAGAGLGTSAWFNDTETFDNNIVTAGTLDLIVNYYSWWDQGMAGSGSVSGTADGEAVTAELSDVKPGDNGRIVLSPRIETNPAYLWLCGELTANDENGLTEPEALVDDTGGDPGEWQGELAQSIDVTVGYCDIQMDGGDLGPNDVSTEQEIWTGSLADFLMAIEAGVPLDGGSGVPEEGSFFEPGDQSCFAGTEDEGDTPSLCLEWEVPGEEVGNEIQGDSLEFDLQMYAEQCRHNDGTTNPCAPARTVSTGDGFSDISFEKALNMQALARGGSGRGEIQVHGDSGGVEDTNVYGSDTYPSNTDIPFTAEIDPTAQTASLTVNEVTVTDDDVTDGDANGDSTGDPEWPSGVPDYIDVSINASSASGNDVTTVVEDVVINGSPVSTSISENDGKEYLAVTNVDASSTATVEGTIRFEGSQSDYTTEDWVGIDFR
- a CDS encoding SipW-dependent-type signal peptide-containing protein produces the protein MSEEDSNNTFEISRRKTLAALGTIGAASAGAGLGTSAWFNDTESFENNTISAGDLDLKVDWQQTYNGPHPETGEIGWHPVNAYPDTDGDGLQDLNGVRYSGAGDVDPVFDAADIPGCCDCEEGEYYLTFGGESYCIEPLSGVGSVEDFYDYVGTGGAVEYSSQNDAIQREDASVIFLYEDGDGNLSLVFVNDAYTNEDGGSAASFTIEGAPQDTGWLVGDGEWKVKDDTEGDLNQGFEQYEEWEIDWAWGPDRTDGGAIGYFEDDFAIEISPSFNGAADRDQLGSGQIEELVVLSGGSGLGDGSDEILLRDGIGDEAVGPIALHSACGIESGEELPEDVFTSDLYPDQEHLIEFADLKPGDEGEVTFSLHLCDNPGYIWMNGQLVSASENGVTEPEAAAEGEEEDVVELLDKVEVTLWYDTDCDNELGDEEEIIADGIPLRDALDALSQNGGLGIPLDGDRSTEFDELEDAADDENRDPFENSTTQCIGFEWELPGEEVGNEIQTDSAVFDLGFYTEQARHNDGAGQSIDENDTQDGDHGTDENGTGV